The following are from one region of the Streptomyces changanensis genome:
- a CDS encoding VOC family protein — translation MEILGTTLRICVDDLDASVAFYERLTGGPALRFERGGVRVAAVGCFLLMSGPEPELEVLRKVSATIAVADVDAAHEALTAVGAKVLAGPVPTPVGRNLIAVHPDGSVFEYADRRAG, via the coding sequence ATGGAGATCCTCGGCACCACACTGCGCATCTGCGTCGACGACCTGGACGCCTCGGTGGCGTTCTACGAGCGGCTCACCGGCGGTCCGGCGCTGCGGTTCGAGCGCGGCGGCGTCCGCGTCGCCGCCGTCGGCTGCTTCCTGTTGATGAGCGGCCCGGAGCCGGAGCTGGAGGTGCTGCGGAAGGTGTCGGCGACGATCGCGGTCGCCGACGTGGACGCGGCGCACGAGGCGCTCACGGCGGTCGGCGCGAAGGTGCTGGCCGGCCCGGTCCCGACGCCGGTGGGCCGCAATCTCATCGCGGTCCACCCGGACGGCTCCGTCTTCGAGTACGCGGACCGCCGGGCCGGGTAG
- a CDS encoding GNAT family N-acetyltransferase → MPDDESIRPAAYLAVGPRVGLRPFRYEDADEFTARARESRDLHRPWLFPPDDADAYAAYARRLIEAPDRLGHLVCERDGGAIAGFVNVNNIVRGAFRNGALGYGAFAHAAGRGLMGEALGLVVRHAFGPLGLHRLEANIQPGNAASIALVRRAGFRREGYSPAMLLVDGEWRDHERWALTADEPAARGAGPGR, encoded by the coding sequence ATGCCCGACGACGAGAGCATCCGGCCGGCCGCGTACCTGGCCGTGGGACCCCGGGTGGGCCTGCGGCCCTTCCGGTACGAGGACGCCGACGAGTTCACCGCACGGGCGCGGGAGAGCCGGGACCTGCACCGGCCCTGGCTCTTCCCGCCCGACGACGCCGACGCCTACGCCGCCTACGCGCGGCGCCTGATCGAGGCCCCCGACCGCCTCGGCCACCTGGTCTGCGAGCGCGACGGCGGCGCCATCGCCGGCTTCGTCAACGTCAACAACATCGTCCGGGGCGCCTTCCGCAACGGCGCCCTCGGCTACGGGGCCTTCGCGCACGCCGCCGGGCGGGGACTGATGGGGGAGGCGCTCGGCCTCGTCGTGCGCCACGCTTTCGGCCCCCTCGGGCTGCACCGCCTGGAGGCCAACATCCAACCCGGCAACGCCGCCTCGATCGCCCTCGTCCGCCGCGCCGGGTTCCGCAGGGAGGGTTACTCCCCGGCGATGCTCCTCGTCGACGGGGAGTGGCGGGACCACGAGCGGTGGGCGCTCACCGCGGACGAGCCGGCCGCCCGGGGCGCCGGCCCCGGTCGTTGA
- a CDS encoding baeRF2 domain-containing protein produces the protein MQLAFLTGLYDHPGPWASVYLDTSRRDESAEWRQELTARNACEELAAQGCDEATERAVHEALNRWPRPPGEAGRAVFAAHGEVALDLPLAARPLAPTQVSWSALPRLGPLLDLAAGDPVCLVAYIDRVGADLELRSPVGAVPAGQVEGRDWPVHRTSGGAWSQRHFQLAVENTWEENAAEIADAVAETAEDLGADLVVLAGDPRERRSVHERLPVGLKADVVESEHGGRAAGASRERLDEDVRAAKDAFLRRTAEQELDRFRAARAPEGGSPAGAAACEGVPALVEAAREHRIAELLIRPDGPDAHRQVWVGAAPDQVAVRRTETQYLGATEPLPARADDALLRSALATGAEVLRVRPEVDDRLPVGGLGALLRWPYDEQETEVSTR, from the coding sequence ATGCAACTCGCCTTTCTGACCGGCCTCTACGACCACCCAGGACCGTGGGCGAGCGTGTACCTCGACACGTCGCGGCGGGACGAGTCCGCCGAGTGGCGGCAGGAGCTCACGGCGCGCAACGCCTGCGAGGAGCTCGCCGCGCAGGGGTGCGACGAGGCGACCGAGCGCGCCGTCCACGAAGCGCTGAACCGGTGGCCCCGACCACCGGGCGAGGCCGGGCGCGCGGTGTTCGCCGCGCACGGCGAGGTCGCTCTCGACCTGCCGCTGGCCGCCCGCCCGCTCGCGCCCACCCAGGTCTCCTGGTCGGCGCTGCCGCGTCTGGGACCGCTGCTCGACCTGGCCGCGGGAGACCCCGTGTGCCTCGTCGCGTACATCGACCGCGTCGGCGCCGACCTGGAGCTGCGCAGCCCGGTCGGGGCGGTGCCCGCCGGGCAGGTGGAGGGCCGGGACTGGCCCGTGCACCGCACCTCGGGCGGCGCCTGGTCCCAGCGGCACTTCCAGCTCGCCGTGGAGAACACCTGGGAGGAGAACGCCGCCGAGATCGCCGACGCCGTCGCCGAGACGGCCGAGGACCTGGGCGCGGACCTCGTGGTGCTCGCCGGTGATCCGCGCGAGCGGCGCTCCGTGCACGAGCGGCTGCCCGTCGGCCTGAAGGCGGACGTGGTGGAGAGCGAGCACGGCGGCCGGGCCGCCGGCGCCTCCCGGGAGCGGCTCGACGAGGACGTGCGGGCCGCGAAGGACGCGTTCCTGCGGCGTACCGCGGAGCAGGAGCTCGACCGGTTCCGGGCGGCCCGCGCACCGGAGGGCGGGAGCCCCGCGGGGGCGGCCGCCTGCGAGGGGGTCCCCGCGCTGGTCGAGGCGGCCCGCGAGCACCGCATCGCCGAGCTGCTGATCCGTCCGGACGGGCCCGACGCGCACCGCCAGGTGTGGGTGGGAGCCGCGCCGGACCAGGTGGCCGTGCGGCGCACGGAGACCCAGTACCTGGGCGCGACCGAGCCGCTGCCGGCGCGCGCGGACGACGCGTTGCTGCGGTCGGCGTTGGCGACGGGGGCGGAGGTCCTGCGCGTCCGGCCGGAGGTCGACGACCGGCTGCCGGTCGGCGGTCTCGGAGCGCTGCTGCGGTGGCCGTACGACGAGCAGGAGACCGAGGTTTCGACCAGATGA
- a CDS encoding NAD(P)/FAD-dependent oxidoreductase: MTTATRRRPRVLIVGAGFAGYRTARELSRTLRGRAEIVLLNPTDYFLYLPLLPQVAAGILEPRRVTVSLPGTLRNVRLVLGTAERIDLDARTVHCTDPEGTSGRIDYDRLVLAVGSVSKLLPIPGIAEHATGFRGLPEALYLRDHVTRQIELMAAGADDPATAEARRTFVVVGAGYTGTEVAAHGKMFTDALVREQPHWPRDRAPRWLLVDVADRVLPGLDERLAATADRVLRDRGVEVRTRTSVKESTADGVLLDDGEFVPTRSLIWCVGVRPDPFVSQVGVPLQQGRIVVTPELAVPGHPEVFACGDAAAVPDLARPGEITPMTAQHASRQGKTAARNVAASLGLGTPAPYRHDALGFAVDLGGVKAAANPFGVPLSGPVAGAVTRGYHLAAMPGNRVRVAADWLLDAALPRQAVQLGLVRSWQVPLDTDAPELAHTRGAPGKE; this comes from the coding sequence GTGACCACCGCGACGAGGCGCCGTCCGCGCGTCCTGATCGTCGGAGCCGGCTTCGCCGGCTACCGGACCGCACGCGAACTGTCCCGCACCCTGCGCGGCCGCGCCGAGATCGTCCTGCTCAACCCGACCGACTACTTCCTCTACCTGCCGCTGCTGCCCCAGGTCGCCGCCGGCATCCTCGAACCCCGCCGCGTCACCGTGTCCCTGCCGGGCACCCTGCGGAACGTCCGGCTCGTCCTCGGTACGGCGGAGCGCATCGACCTCGACGCGCGCACCGTGCACTGCACCGACCCCGAGGGCACCTCGGGCCGGATCGACTACGACCGGCTCGTCCTCGCCGTCGGCAGCGTCAGCAAGCTCCTCCCCATCCCGGGCATCGCCGAGCACGCCACCGGCTTCCGCGGTCTGCCCGAGGCGCTCTACCTGCGCGACCACGTCACCCGGCAGATCGAGCTCATGGCCGCCGGCGCCGACGACCCCGCGACCGCCGAGGCCCGCCGCACCTTCGTGGTGGTCGGCGCCGGCTACACCGGCACCGAGGTCGCCGCCCACGGCAAGATGTTCACCGACGCCCTCGTGCGCGAGCAGCCCCACTGGCCGCGCGACCGCGCGCCCCGCTGGCTGCTCGTCGACGTCGCCGACCGCGTCCTGCCCGGCCTCGACGAGCGCCTCGCCGCCACCGCCGACCGGGTCCTGCGCGACCGGGGCGTCGAGGTGCGCACCCGCACCTCCGTCAAGGAGTCCACCGCCGACGGCGTCCTGCTCGACGACGGCGAGTTCGTCCCGACGCGCTCACTGATCTGGTGCGTCGGCGTCCGCCCCGACCCGTTCGTCTCCCAGGTCGGCGTCCCCCTCCAGCAGGGCCGGATCGTCGTCACCCCGGAACTCGCCGTCCCCGGCCACCCGGAGGTCTTCGCGTGCGGCGACGCCGCCGCCGTGCCCGACCTCGCCCGCCCCGGCGAGATCACCCCCATGACGGCGCAGCACGCCTCGCGCCAGGGGAAGACCGCCGCCCGGAACGTCGCCGCGTCCCTCGGCCTCGGCACCCCCGCCCCGTACCGGCACGACGCGCTCGGCTTCGCCGTGGACCTCGGCGGGGTCAAGGCCGCGGCCAACCCGTTCGGCGTCCCCCTCTCCGGTCCGGTCGCCGGCGCCGTCACCCGCGGCTACCACCTGGCCGCCATGCCCGGCAACCGCGTCCGGGTGGCCGCCGACTGGCTGCTCGACGCCGCCCTGCCCCGGCAGGCCGTCCAGCTCGGCCTGGTCCGTTCCTGGCAGGTCCCCCTCGACACCGACGCACCCGAGCTCGCCCACACCCGCGGCGCGCCCGGGAAGGAGTGA
- a CDS encoding DUF6204 family protein encodes MGARHTYRVIVRGVWDGLTDRDRERLLADADRHGLSSMRFTEEGSLTYDAALKRFSYRFTVVSDADDGEEMAALLAEERAEAALAALGLGHRALTSTATDMDTMKVNDRGRRPGRPARPR; translated from the coding sequence ATGGGGGCGCGTCACACCTACCGGGTGATCGTGCGGGGCGTCTGGGACGGCCTGACGGACCGGGACCGCGAGCGCCTCCTGGCCGACGCGGACCGGCACGGCCTGTCCTCGATGCGGTTCACGGAGGAGGGCTCGCTCACCTACGACGCCGCGCTGAAGCGCTTCAGCTACCGCTTCACGGTGGTGTCCGACGCGGACGACGGGGAGGAGATGGCCGCACTGCTCGCCGAGGAGCGGGCGGAGGCGGCGCTCGCCGCGCTGGGTCTCGGCCACCGGGCGCTGACCTCGACAGCCACGGACATGGACACCATGAAGGTCAACGACCGGGGCCGGCGCCCCGGGCGGCCGGCTCGTCCGCGGTGA
- a CDS encoding transketolase has product MQYEELAELGQQLRVDAVRAADAAGSGHPTSSMSAADLAAVLLAHHLRFDFDHPDHPGNDRLVLSKGHASPLLYALYRAAGAVDEEELLGYRTLGSRLEGHPTPRLPWVDTATGSLGQGLPVAVGMALAGQRLDRLPYRVYVLSGDSEMAEGSVWEAVEHAAYNHLDNLTLVVDVNRLGQRGPTRHEHDLDAYARRLHAFGWHTVEVDGHDVQAIDAAFAEARSTTRKPTAILARTRKGRGVEAVEDREGLHGKPLPDADEAIAELGGVRHTRVTVQAPPDGKVTTAVGDTTPAPPRYDPGDRVATRDAFGQALAAVGAARGRVVVLDAEVGDSTRAEVFAKEHPERYFECYIAEQQLVAGAVGLAARGYVPYAATFAAFLTRAHDFVRMAAVSRAGINLVGSHAGVAIGPDGPSQMGLEDIAMLRSVHGSTVLYPCDANQTARLTTAMADLDGIRYLRTSRGGTPVIYGPDEEFPVGGSKVLRRHDDDKVTIVAAGVTVHEALEAADRLAESGIRARVIDLYSVKPVDADTLNEAAGQTGCILTVEDHHPEGGIGDAVAEVFADGRPAPRMARLAVRNMPGSATPEEQLHAAGIDADSIAAAVTLLVERVVA; this is encoded by the coding sequence ATGCAGTACGAGGAACTCGCAGAACTGGGTCAGCAGTTGCGCGTCGACGCGGTCCGAGCCGCCGACGCGGCCGGCTCCGGCCACCCCACCTCCTCCATGTCCGCCGCCGATCTCGCGGCCGTCCTCCTCGCCCACCACCTGCGCTTCGACTTCGACCACCCCGACCACCCCGGCAACGACCGGCTCGTCCTCTCCAAGGGCCACGCCTCGCCCCTGCTGTACGCCCTGTACCGCGCGGCCGGCGCCGTGGACGAGGAGGAGCTGCTCGGCTACCGCACGCTCGGCAGCCGCCTCGAAGGGCACCCCACGCCGCGGCTGCCCTGGGTGGACACCGCCACGGGCTCCCTCGGCCAAGGGCTGCCCGTGGCCGTCGGCATGGCCCTCGCCGGGCAGCGCCTGGACCGGCTCCCGTACCGGGTGTACGTCCTGTCCGGCGACAGCGAGATGGCGGAGGGCTCCGTCTGGGAGGCGGTCGAGCACGCCGCGTACAACCACCTCGACAACCTCACCCTCGTTGTCGACGTCAACCGGCTCGGCCAGCGCGGCCCCACCCGCCACGAGCACGACCTCGACGCGTACGCGCGGCGCCTGCACGCCTTCGGCTGGCACACCGTCGAGGTCGACGGCCACGACGTCCAGGCGATCGACGCCGCCTTCGCCGAGGCCCGCTCCACCACCCGGAAGCCCACCGCCATCCTCGCCCGCACCCGCAAGGGCCGCGGCGTCGAGGCCGTGGAGGACCGCGAGGGCCTGCACGGCAAGCCCCTGCCCGACGCGGACGAGGCGATCGCCGAACTCGGCGGCGTACGCCACACCCGCGTGACCGTCCAGGCGCCGCCCGACGGCAAGGTGACGACCGCCGTCGGCGACACCACGCCCGCGCCGCCGCGCTACGACCCGGGCGACCGGGTCGCCACCCGTGACGCCTTCGGGCAGGCCCTCGCGGCGGTCGGCGCCGCGCGCGGCCGGGTCGTCGTCCTCGACGCGGAGGTCGGCGACTCGACCCGCGCCGAGGTCTTCGCCAAGGAGCACCCGGAGCGGTACTTCGAGTGCTACATCGCCGAGCAGCAACTCGTCGCCGGAGCCGTCGGCCTCGCGGCGCGGGGATACGTCCCGTACGCCGCGACGTTCGCCGCGTTCCTCACCCGCGCCCACGACTTCGTCCGCATGGCCGCGGTCAGCCGCGCCGGCATCAACCTCGTCGGCTCCCACGCGGGCGTCGCCATCGGCCCCGACGGCCCGTCCCAGATGGGCCTGGAGGACATCGCGATGCTCCGGTCCGTGCACGGCAGCACCGTCCTCTACCCGTGCGACGCCAACCAGACGGCCCGGCTCACCACCGCCATGGCCGACCTGGACGGCATCCGCTACCTGCGGACGAGCCGCGGCGGGACGCCCGTCATCTACGGGCCCGACGAGGAGTTCCCCGTCGGGGGCAGCAAGGTGCTGCGCCGCCACGACGACGACAAGGTGACCATCGTCGCCGCGGGCGTCACCGTCCACGAGGCCCTCGAAGCGGCCGACCGGCTCGCGGAGAGCGGCATCCGGGCGCGCGTGATCGACCTGTACTCGGTCAAGCCGGTGGACGCCGACACCCTGAACGAGGCCGCCGGGCAGACGGGCTGCATCCTCACCGTGGAGGACCACCACCCGGAGGGGGGCATCGGCGACGCGGTGGCCGAGGTGTTCGCGGACGGCCGGCCCGCCCCCCGCATGGCCCGCCTCGCCGTGCGGAACATGCCCGGCTCAGCGACGCCGGAGGAGCAGCTGCACGCGGCGGGCATCGACGCCGACTCCATCGCCGCGGCCGTGACGCTGCTGGTGGAGCGGGTCGTGGCCTGA